In Glycine soja cultivar W05 chromosome 10, ASM419377v2, whole genome shotgun sequence, the genomic stretch tatattttaaccctTACCATTTGATGTTGGAATAATGAACCTATTTACGTAGTTCCTCTCCTCATTGTCAAAAAGAGTCACAAGCCTTCTTTACCATTAAGGCATCATTGCattagagataaaataataaacaaacattGAAAATCTTGATTGGTCTTGAAGGGATAATCCACACTCAGTCAAAATATCAGCAACTTGATTATCTTTTTAGTGTGAGCACCCACAAAATGCGTCATAATTAGATAACCCATCTATCTAAACCTTTGTAGTGTCTCATATATCACACTcttcataaaatttgaaatggGCGAATGGGACTATTTTGATGAATAACAATCCCCCATTTAAGAAGATCAATTTCCAGAACAACTATGACCAATTTACATGAACTACAAACTCCATACAATGAAAAGAACTACTAGCTTTCAAAAATTATGTACATGACCAATATTAATCTTAGTCTGTTGTACAACCTACATACCATAAAGCAGCAATTATTTCCCTCACCTTCACCTCAACTGAATTTTAGCACATCTATGATCATTTTGGCAGCTCATAATCACTTACGTACCTTACTTTTGTTCCTTTCTTACCCTAATAACTTTCTGCACCTACAGACCTACGCACTGCATCTAATGTAATGCTACATAACATTACAACTCCAACGTATAGCTAGAGGTACTACTGAGCATCTCATACTATATGTTCTTCATGGAAATCTTGGTTTTGAAGTACTCTATGGGTGCATACTGAGTCTCGTAGTGCCAAATGATACCATCAGAATAGTGAAGCCAACAAAAGGTCTCAAACCCACAGAACGCGACACCGAAGTGGTATTTACAACAGGAGGGCTATCAGAAGCAAAACCTGGCATTATACCTGACGCTGGATTGCTTGAATTTAACTCTGAAGGTGGGgcaccatacctgcaaaaaaGGTAGCGTTATATAGGGTCTTGATTAATATGCTTATTGGTGCACTAGAATTATTGTGACAATGAAAAACTGCTGTGTCTCACTTACCCGAAAGGGCCTGTTCCTGAAGATGAAGATGTTGGTGGTGCTGTTGGAATTGATGGTTCAGGTGTTAATGGACTTGGTGGTGGTAGTGCTATTGGACTTGATTGTGTAGGTGGTGTCGGGGGTGATGACTTTggcattgttgttgttgatgatgacgATGAAGATGATGGGAAAATGCATGAACCCGTGCCTATTCACAATTCAGAACAACCAGTTAAAAATAACCACTAGGTGCATGTTTGGCTTGCAGTTTGAAATGTTGTGGCACACATTCCAATGCAAattcaattgataaaaaaaaaaaaaacacaatgaatGCAAAAGCAAGAAATCTGATCCTCTGGCAAAATTACTTTTCACTCAAACGTAATTTTGTAATGGATTCCCAAACATGctctaatttaaataaaaaacataattaaaaacttaCTGAATAAGTGCTTATTATGCAAGCATTTATATATAACTTGTTTCTACAATTGAAGTAAAATTTAGTTAAACTATTTTCGTATGAATTTTCATAAGTTTTCCTAGAGAGCAACTATCCTAGCTCAAGTGCATAATTATGTCATAAGATATGTTTAAGTAAATTGTAAGTAAGCTCTTTCAAAGTTTGTTAGAACTATTAAGATCTTACTTGGATTTGTGTTAACTAAAGTAGCAGTCCCTCCAAAGTCACAGCTTGTTGGAGCTGGATTCTTCTGGTAGTAGCTGTTGAAGGCAACAGAAGCATGGTTCTGCAAAGTAACTGGACTGTAGCAATTCCCACCCTGCTGGATTTGAGAACAATCAGCACCACCCATTCCACAAGCATAGTCAAGTGCTGATTGAAGAGAAGCTTCAGGAGCTCCCTGCTTTGCAACACACCAACTCTGCCCCTGAATGGCAGGAGCATTAGTGTTTGCAGGAGGTGGTTGTGGTTGCGGGTTTACGACGGGAGGAACATTTCCTGATGGAGGTGGATAAGATGTCACAGGGTTGGTTACTGGCGGTGGTGTCGCTATAGGAGTCGTAGCTGGATTGCTCACAGGTACTGGTGAATTGGCTGGATTTGTGGGGGTTATAGGATTAGGCACTGGTGTGGTAGAAGGAACTGTCACAGGCATTGCAGCAGGATTGGAAGGGGAAATTGTGACAGGATTTGTGGCAGGAACTGTTATGATTGTTGGTGTATCTGGTGGTGTAATGATTGGTGTGGATGATGCTGGATTTGTGGGGAAAACTGTGTTTGTTGGGTTGGTTGTATCATCTAGACTTCTCCTTTTGAGTTTTTTGCTAGCAAAATCTTTTGCTGAATGCACCTCTATATATAATGCAGCTATTCTTTTTCTAATATGAGTTTCGGATTCTAGATATTTGGATATCTTCTCACTGAATTGAGCTAATTCCATTGAAGGGAGGATAACTGTGCTTTTTATTGTCAGAACAA encodes the following:
- the LOC114372312 gene encoding mucin-2-like, which produces MAKEASLCLLFLFSFLSTSCSGSLVGFSYRERGDTSTSARTISFLQQSNVSPTQIRIFVTDHRILSTLSNSKVLTDVYLNKSQVENFIISKPSELKAHLLNILSHSNIKSIIASCGSECLAQNEMPLFLHALKSIGSVLRELHLGREVKISVAYPLSFLEKLNASHENSIRRILSFIKETKSFVMVEDSIGGELSMGDHFVHAIIKRATLAASILPCKDVPIVLTIKSTVILPSMELAQFSEKISKYLESETHIRKRIAALYIEVHSAKDFASKKLKRRSLDDTTNPTNTVFPTNPASSTPIITPPDTPTIITVPATNPVTISPSNPAAMPVTVPSTTPVPNPITPTNPANSPVPVSNPATTPIATPPPVTNPVTSYPPPSGNVPPVVNPQPQPPPANTNAPAIQGQSWCVAKQGAPEASLQSALDYACGMGGADCSQIQQGGNCYSPVTLQNHASVAFNSYYQKNPAPTSCDFGGTATLVNTNPSTGSCIFPSSSSSSSTTTMPKSSPPTPPTQSSPIALPPPSPLTPEPSIPTAPPTSSSSGTGPFGYGAPPSELNSSNPASGIMPGFASDSPPVVNTTSVSRSVGLRPFVGFTILMVSFGTTRLSMHP